Sequence from the Lolium rigidum isolate FL_2022 unplaced genomic scaffold, APGP_CSIRO_Lrig_0.1 contig_18504_1, whole genome shotgun sequence genome:
gcaagggttttccacgttaaaatctcgtgtcccctgcagtgttttacttttcgttcttcgtttattgtgcatctcgattatAACAGTCGGGGCATGATTTATCGTGATATTCCTGGTTGCAATTTGCCACGCTCTTGGTTAGCTGTAACAACTAGGAGACAACTGCCCGGTTCCGCATAGCAAGCCAAGAAAAATACACTAGCTAGATACCTGCATGTAATTGTATGTCACATTACCATAAATGGACATGTAATTAATCGGTCTAAACAGAATTGTATGCTCCATCACCTACGGATATCGAGTCGCAGTCGACAATACGATGACAATGGTGTTGCAATGATGTAAAAGTATGACTGAATGAAGCTCCCCATCCAAACACACAGTAAAACCCATGCATAAATATTTAAAGTTCTAACTAACCCTCGTCATTGTGAAAACCATAATAACATAACTTTATCAAAGTTAATCAAATCAACTCAATCAAACGTATTCAAACACGAATTCTGATTCACAAGCTAGCTTTTAGAACAAGCACAAGCCCAAAGTCGCAGAAAGTTATGTGCTTGGCCATTTAGCAAGTATGTCCGTGTTGATACTGTGATACCTGTAGGTTGCCAGAGTATGTACGTCCAATCCAAGAGTGAGATCCCCAAAATGATCAAGATATCTTTTTGCAAAAATATGTTTTATATTAAACTTTGTTACTTCTAGTATATTCATATTGTATACAAAATTTACCACATATATTTGGTTCCAAATATAAAGGTGCACTATCATATTTGTTATACATATCTGGTTATCTCTATTTTTAGGCAATCTTATTATAGAAAACCTTCATTAAATCTTATCCTCTAAGATCCAAGGAAAACAAATGAACATTTGCCTCCAAATATTATCTTGTGGAAGCTAGAAGAGCTAGGGTGTATATACATGTGTTTGTTCTCTTTTTTGTATGTTTAGATATCTATAAAAATGTACCGCACAACAAATATCTCAATAGAGATATCTATGGTGTATGATTGTCATTATTGGGTGTACGTAGATAGAAAATTCTATGGTTTGCGAGGTGCCTACACAGGTTTTGTCCTCAAACCTTTGGCATTTTTATATACTAGTGTTTTGATGGTCAAAAAAATCTTTCATCCCTTTCAAGTTTAACGGTTATTTTGCAAAGCATGCATGCTATGTATTTGATGTGCATCACTTTTTAAAAAACATGCAAAGTATTTTTTAACATAAAAATGAGAATGTAATATCGACCATTAATTGCTTTGTCTTGGTTTTCCTTGTTGTGATTTGCTTGCCATGCATGTCCAAATTTTTATACCTTTTCTCATGCATTGGTCTCTTGAAAATATGAGATGGTTTAGCACAAGAGTGAAGGAAGTTTTTAGTTGCAACCTACTCATGTCCTTTGCTCTTGGTGTTTTCTATAACATATTGTGATGCATGGACCGGTTTTTCCAAAGATGTGTTTATAATATGCATGGATAATTCGAGTGCGTAGATGGAAATAATATGGGGGAAGATGTGTATAGTTTCTTGGAATGTAGTCCAGCAAATCACATGTTTGTGTGATTGGCAATTCTGAATTCTTTTACAACTCCAACACTTGTATAAAACAATATAAATAACAATGTTTACCTAGATAAATAGATGAAGATGACAACGAGGAATGCAATAAGGTGGATGTATTGCATATAATATTGAGTACAATAACGGGTGGAAAGGACACAAATAGGGATGATAGGAAAGGAAGATGGAGGTATGAGGACATGGGATGAGTATGGTGGCCGGGGGAGGTGAAGTAATAAACGAGTTGGCCGATGAAGCAAGTCATTAACTTGACATGTGTGGTGTGATTCATTTGTGTTTAGTTTATATTTCCCCCTTCTATATTTTGAAAGGATATTTTTTGAAAACACTTTTTTTAAATGATAAGAACCTAAATCCATGTATGTGAGGATTTGAACCAGGGCGATTGGGTTGTAGATCCAGCTCTAGGTTCActtattttttggaaggatcttaCAAACAAAAACTGGTCAACAATAAAATTCATGACAAATATTGCATTCAAGCGTAGTTTGCAACAAAGATACATACATGATACATTTACCGTAGAGAAAGGGAGCAACAAGTTGGCAACCCTACACCCCCACCACGGaaaaaaacaaacaaatcaaCAATCTTGCGGGCACACACCAACAAAATAGAGCACACAACTCAAACATGACATTGAACCCTTGCAATGAGAAACTCACTTCTATCTAGATGTGATCATGAGATGCAAGAGCACAGTTTGGGTAACGCTGACATGGTATTTTTCTCCTCCGAGAGTGCTAAATTCATGGACAGTGCTTGCCATTGGATGCCACAACCATCTCAAAATCATTGCGAGATTATGATATATTGTTTTGGTCAAAATTATTAATGTCATATACTTGATGATATTGGCTAGCTTAGGGATCTCCATGACACGTATTGTACCCATGCAACACAATCGTCCACAATGTTATGAACAAGGTTCGAAAATCACGTGAATAGGAAAAACATGTGAATCGAACACCATGAGGTGCTTAATACCATGTGAAGTGAAAACCATGCGTGGACCAGATAGTGGAAGAAATGAGTTCCGCTTAAATTGTTATCGAATTTCTTTAAGCCGACAAAGGACGAGAAATTTAGAGCCATATCGCGTTAGTGTTCTCCTCTCCACCAAACCAATCTAGCCACAAAGGTTGTACCATCGTGTTCGAACCGCCAAACCGTGCCCGAGGCTGCCACCGACCTCGTTACTTGCTGAAAGATCTCCCGCTTAGCTAACAAAACCTTCACCTAGCATCAAAACGAATCCACTGTCACTGTCTAATCTCCCTCTCTCTCTAATCATGTGCACTGACCACAGCACCAGCCCCCAACAaacaacaaagcaaagcaaagcaaAGTTTCtctaaaagaaacaaaacaaaacaagcacaacagcaacaacaaccaaATAAACCCCAATCCCCAATTCGCTGCGCGTGTGTTGTGGCTGTAGCGGCGCGCGCGTTTATTTATTAATCCGAAAGCAGCTCTCTAGTCTCTGGCACAGCTAATCCGGCGCCAGCCTCTTTTCTCCTCCccgagaagaagaagagcagaaAAAAGCTTTCCAAAAGGCCGCACCGGAAATTTCGGCGTCGGATTCGGGCTGGTGGCGCGCCGGACCCCTCGCTCCCTCCCTCGGCTCCGGCGGTCGGAAGAGCTCCGGCGGTTACGgcggaagcggcgcggcggggaATTCCGCGGCTGGTGTGGGGGACGCGGATCTGGCCGGAGGCGTTGGCGATGGGGAGGCGGGAGTAGGGCCGGGCCGGAGGGAAAGGCGCGATCTTGGGACGGTCTCCCATGGGGGGATGCTTCTCGCTCGAGGAGCAGCGGCTCCAGAGTAGGACAGGTGCGTTCCGTTCCTGCTCCCGTGCTCATGCCTTGCTCTGTCTGTCTGTCTGTCTGTCTCCGGTTTAGTTTCTTTCAGAGCTTGCTTGCTTGTTGGTGGTGGTGTGTGGTTCGGATTGGTCCGTGCCGGACTGTCGGTTCCTGGGTTTTGCCCAATTGCAGTCTAGAAACGTGGATTTAGTTGGGGATTATTCTGGTTGCTTCGGGTGCTTGGGTAGCGGCTGCTTTGGGGGTGATTGTGCCGCAGCAAAGGCTTGCTGAGAACTGGCTGGATGCTTCCGTCGTGTTCGTGAGCTGCTGGAATGAGTGACGGAGAATGCCGCACTATGTTTGGCGCTAAGGCTTCGGTTCTCGTTGGACGTCGGGGTTCTCTATATCCGCCTCTTAGAACACTAGGATTGCATGGCGATGTTTGGGGTCGCTGATGGCCTATGGAAAGCGTGACCGTAATACACTATGCCTGTGTAGTGGTCAGTCGGAAGCAAGATCCGTGGAAGGGGTAGTCTGTGGTAGAATAAATCACATTTAGCTCATTCTTCGGTATAGAGAATTGAAAACTATATTGCGGGCAGACTGGCAAACTGCAAAGACGAAGTCTAGTATAGTGCCAGGTGCAACCGAAAACTTCTTCAGTGCGAGTAGAAAAGTGGTCTAACGTGAAGGTACAAACTCATGTCCCAGATAATTAGGAGTCATAGATtaggcgagaaatccaatgctgaTATTTGAGAATTTGCAAGGAACTATTCTTAGAGGGCATGTCAACGAAAAGCAGGGAAATGGAATAGTTCATATATGCTACCCTCGAGATATGGGCTTGTGGCTGAAAATGCTCGTTTAGAACTATTCTTAGAGGGCATGTCTACGAAAAACAGAGACCCTTTGTTGTCCATGTCCTAGCCCTTAGCTACACATTCACGACCTCACGAGTGAACTTGGAGACAGTCGATGGATAACCTGTATCATTGTATATCTGCTCTTATGTTACATTATAGGTGGAGGGTCTACCAGGTCAGGTGAGGAACGCCATTGGGGTTCTCTATTTCTGGCTCATAGACTAGGCTTGCAAGTCAATGTTTGGGTCTCTGATGGCCTATGGAGAGCGTGATGGTCATAGACTATGCCTATGTAATGGTGCAGTCTGAAGAAAGATCCATGGAAGGGGTAGTCTGTGGTAGAATAAATCACATTTAGCTCATACGTCGGTGTAGAAAAATGAAAGCTATAGTGTGCGCAGACTGGCAAACTGCGATAAATGTTATTTTATCTCTAAATTGTTCATATGTGTGCTCTTAAAATAGAACGTCCTGGTCAGGTTGGATTACAAACCAAAGGGTACATGCATTATCTTTGATTCTTCTCTGCCGTCAAACTATGCAATCGTTGTCCCTTTGAGTTCATTGGAATGTCTTTACTTATGGTTTTGGTGTGCTTAAGTTATGCTGCTGAGTTCTGACTGTACACACTCCAATAACAGGCACTTCAGATGGAGCTAGTGGACCGGATGGGTTGAAGAAGTGCAAATCTGATTCTAAAGCTATTTCAAGTGTTCTTGCTCCTCCAAAAGATGTGGAGGACCTGCAAACAGAAGGCTATGGAAATGTTAACATTTTCACGTACAACGAACTGCGAGCAGCCACAAAAAACTTCCGTCCAGACCAAATTCTTGGAGAGGGCGGGTTTGGAGTTGTTTACAAAGGCGtgattgatgaaaatgttagagCGGGGTTTCCATCTGCACAGGTTGCTGTGAAGGAACTAAATCCAGAGGGGTTTCAGGGAGACAAGGAATGGTTGGTAAGTCCCCCTGCTTCCTTAGGTTATCCTGAACCTTGATAGCTCATATAGACATATACCTTACGAAGAAGCTGTGTTCCTTTATCTATTATGTAAAATGTTGATGAACCTTGGCATGGCAGCTCATATGCATTTTTAATAACTCATGATTTCTATATCATTTCAAATCCTCATGAAGCTTTTCTAGCTGATTGGGGTTTAAGATTCAACAAAGTGGTCAGAGCAGTTGTTCCTTATCTTTGTTTCGAACATAACTCACCTTTTTTATCTTTTAAGAAACAAACGTTGCATTAGCACTGCATACAAGAGTGTAGTTCTACATATATTAATaggtccaagtaaagaacatactgTCGTGGTCGGCCACAGGCTGGCTCAAGACCATAGCATGTTACATTTGTCATTATTGGAGGACTAATGGtgcttttcttttgtgtttccaGGCAGAAGTCAACTATCTTGGCCAACTTAGTCATCCAAATCTGGTTGAACTAATTGGCTATTGCTGTGAGGGTTCACATAGATTACTTGTCTACGAGTACATGGCTTGTGGCAGCCTTGAAAAACACCTTTTTCGACGTAAGCTCTTCCCTAGTTGGCAAGTCCACTCCTGCTGTCCGTAACAGTCAGTGTTTTAAAGCAGCATATCCTGCATTTATTTACCTATAGTATCAATTGTTGGTTCTGAACTAGATTTAGTTTTAGAATAAGTGCAGTCAACAACTTTACATTTTAAAACCTTTGTTGACAATGAGTGGTAATGTCTGCTTCCAAGTATCTATTGAATTACATACTGCTTGTCAAGTTTGTCAGGTGGCAACTATACATTTGATCTGAATTGTTCAGTTGGTTCTATATAGCATAGTGTGATCTAACATCTGCATACACATGGGTAACCTGGCTATTAAGATACTTGAAAGAAATATCACTAAGCCAAGACAGTAACAAATATTAACCTGGTAGTAGCAGGTACCAAACCTAGCTTGTTTCCTCATTGATTAATATATTGAGCAAACATGCTTGACTTCGTCATCATAATTCATAAGATATTTGAACAATGAAATAGCAAAATGGTGACATGAAAAAAATGGCAAGCGGATTTGTGGAAATGTTTATTTTGAAGATTAGTATTAGTATGTATGTCTTCAATTTAAAGAGCACATTTTATCTTCTTTTGTGGAATAATGATTTTATCTTCTTCATTCTGAACATTAGGGGTTTGCCTTAATATGCCATGGTCAACTCGTATGAAGATTGCGCTCGGTGCGGCAAGGGGGCTTGAGTACCTCCATGGAGCCGAGAGATCCATCATCTATAGGGATTTCAAGACATCAAATATCTTGTTAGATGCGGTTCGTATATCATCTTTTATTGTTTTAAGCCCATTTCTGTCAAGTTTCTTTTTGTGTTCCCAGTTCAGTGTTTATGGCAAAGTGTATAATCCATTTACAAGCCATGCAGTGATTATGTTCCAATGTATTTTGCTGTTTATGAATAATTGTTGATTCTACTATCCAGAAGTGTAATTTGATGTATTATGAAAAATGAACTACCAAACAAGTCATATTTTATTTACCCTTGTCACTCCACAATGCTTCTGCTTGGCTTGGCACCTCCATTTAGAAGTACAAGACATCACATGACTTCTATCCTTGTTCATATTCTACAAATAGAAGAGACTTCATGCTGATGTTATGTGTTGAGGATACTATCTTGGGTAGTGTCTCAGTCTCACTCTGCATTATCCTTGCAGGATTATAATGCTAAACTTTCAGACTTTGGCCTAGCAAGAACTGGACCTAGTGGAGACCAAACCCATGTCTCAACTCGGGTCATGGGAACTTATGGCTATGCAGCTCCTGAATATGTCATGACTGGTGAGCCAATCCTCTTCCAGAAAGAAACTTTACTGAATATATATGGTTCCAGGAACGGATACATACTGCATTTTACTCATAAGTTTGTGTGTGTTAATCCAACCATTCTTGTTACAGGCCATTTGACAGCACGGAGTGATGTTTATGGTTTTGGTGTTGTGCTTCTGGAGATGATAATTGGGAGGAGGGCTGTGGACAAGAGCCGACCAAGCCGTGAGCACAACCTAGTTGAGTGGGCACGCCCCCTCCTTGTCCACAATCGCAAGCTTTTCAGAATCATTGATCCAAGAATGGAAGGCCAATACTCCACCAAGGCTGCCATTGAGGTGGCCAGCCTTGCGTACCGATGCTTGAGCCAGAACCCTAAAGGGCGGCCAACCATGAGCCAGGTTGTTGAAACCTTTGAGGCGGTTCAGAACATGCCGGAATGCCAGGACATACTCCTGCAGAACTGCATCACTGGCTCTGTGACGCTCTACGAGGTCCCCAAGGAATCCATTGAACGTGTCGAGACGGAGAAGCCGAAGCTAGAACCAGCAGCTAAGACCGATGCCGTGGCTGTGGCTCTGCCACCGGTGAACGGAAAGCCAGTGCCCCAGAGCAGGAGAACACGGCCAGCGAACGGCAGGAGCAAGAGCGAGCCGTCTCTGGAGTGCAAGCTGTACATCCCTTCGCCCGACTCTGATGGGCATCAGCTCGGTCTGGAAGCCCTAGCATCGCCCCCTTCCAGAAATGGCAGTAGGCATGATGATCCTCCTCCTCTGGACGAGGATCTGTACAAGATATAAGTAATAACAACAGCAGCAGTTTTTGATGACGATCGAGTTTTCCTCGCTCGGGTTTTGCATTGccatccatcttgatcatcaagaTCAGTCAGTCAGTCAGTCAGCCTGGTGTTGGCAGAACCACCTTGCTAGGTTTTCTTGTTCCTCCTGTTAGCAAATTGTACGTAGAGGAGAGTTGTGGGAAGCATGCACTGCTGAGTGCCTGCCGTGACGATGTTCATGCTGTAAACTCGAAACGGTTCTCTGGGAATATGATCCACACCAAAATGGTAATGGAGAGATTTGTGTTGTCATCGCCTGTTTGCGTCGAGTTAATTTTGCGCAGATACTGTGAATCTTTTTCTCTGTTTGTGATGATTCCGGGCCATGATGGTGTTGATTGTGTGCACTTGTGCTGGTGTACTCGAACATGCCTGGTAGAATTAAAATTGCTCTTTGAATTCTGAATTTAAATGTCTCAACGTGTTTGAGGGTTTGTTCAGATGTCGGAATTGAATCGGGTTTATAGAATTTGCTCAGTTCAGTTTCAAATGTTTTTTCAAATTAGGCTGCAATCTATGATAATTTCTGTCATATTTTATTCAGTTAGCAAAAAATTGCCAGTTTCAAATCGGTGTAGGTAGGCCGCTGTATACTGTTAAAAAATCCTTTGAGCCCTCTCTGACTCCTTCACATCTGGTGCCGGTTACccaggggccgccgccgccgccgccgcttttcATCGCCACCTCCGCACGACCACACCTGCGCCACCGCGAGGGAAAGAACCACTCTCACGCCGTTGCTGGAGCCCGCCGGCCCGGACACGAGTGCCCTAATCCCCAAATCCATCTGCGCCGCCGAGCCCGTACATGCTCGCGAGGTTCCGGCCCCTCATGGCAACGGCGCCGACGACGAAGGCCGCCCCGGCCGTGGCGTTCTCCACGGCGGCGGAGCGGGACGGCTACGCGCAGTACAACCACACCGACGCCTGCCAGCACCTCCGGTGGACAGCCAGGTATATAGCCGCACCTCACCAGTTTTATGGAACCAGGAGCTTGCTTGGTCCCCTCACTGTTCCGGTTGGGCAGGGAGAGCTACGAGTACATGTACGCGCGGCCCTGGAGCAAGGTGGTCGACTTCTACGCCATGCTCGTGCGCACCGGCGCCGGCGCAGCGGGGCTCGCCGAGCTGTTCCGGAAAGATGAGGTCCGTGGAAAACAGCAGTAGAACTTTATTACCTCTATAATGCCTGCTAATTTGGATTATGATTTTCATGGTTGGATGGATGGAGAGTTGGATTCGTGTTCATGTCAGTgacaaatttttttttgtgaCAAATGTTCATTCTACCCAACTTAGTGCTTGTTTGGAGACAAATAGAAAATTGAATCTCACTATCCTAAAAAAGAACTCCAAGGTTGGCTATTTGGCCAAACTCTAATATGTTTAGGATGGATTTTCAGCATTTTTTGCAGTAGGTCCTTGTTATGCATTTTATATTTTTTCTACCAAATCCATCTGATTTTCCTTCCGCAGGAAAATCGTACCTGTGGTACAAATGGGGAGGAGCCTTTAACATCATCGGGAAAACAGATGGCGGTTAAATCCTCCAAAGGCCGAGGAGGCAGGTGGGAAAGAGCAAACTTTAAGATTGTTCTTTCTTACCATGGCGGGTCGTTTGATGGTTGGCAGAAGCAGCCTGACCTCAACACTGTTCAAGGGTAAGAATGTAGTAACCTAATTTCGGTGAGAGTTTATTTTACAGTTTTGTTCAACtttttctcttcattttctatacATTTCTAGGCATAATATAACCACTTAGATGTTTATTTCACTGTGTATCGGTTGCAGGTTAGTTGAACAACGTCTCGGACAATTTGTCGATGAGAGAAAAGCTAAACAACTTCAAGATAGATCTTTGCCAATCGAAGGCTGCGCCACTGTTGCTGGGCGCACTGACAAAGGGGTGACTGCTCTTCAGCAAGTCTGCTCATTTTGTTAGTTGCACTTGAGAACACATACTTTTGCATTGCTTCTGTCTTAAGCATGTTTATAAAACCTGTT
This genomic interval carries:
- the LOC124680516 gene encoding probable serine/threonine-protein kinase PBL17 produces the protein MGGCFSLEEQRLQSRTGTSDGASGPDGLKKCKSDSKAISSVLAPPKDVEDLQTEGYGNVNIFTYNELRAATKNFRPDQILGEGGFGVVYKGVIDENVRAGFPSAQVAVKELNPEGFQGDKEWLAEVNYLGQLSHPNLVELIGYCCEGSHRLLVYEYMACGSLEKHLFRRVCLNMPWSTRMKIALGAARGLEYLHGAERSIIYRDFKTSNILLDADYNAKLSDFGLARTGPSGDQTHVSTRVMGTYGYAAPEYVMTGHLTARSDVYGFGVVLLEMIIGRRAVDKSRPSREHNLVEWARPLLVHNRKLFRIIDPRMEGQYSTKAAIEVASLAYRCLSQNPKGRPTMSQVVETFEAVQNMPECQDILLQNCITGSVTLYEVPKESIERVETEKPKLEPAAKTDAVAVALPPVNGKPVPQSRRTRPANGRSKSEPSLECKLYIPSPDSDGHQLGLEALASPPSRNGSRHDDPPPLDEDLYKI